The proteins below come from a single Chitinivibrionia bacterium genomic window:
- a CDS encoding FRG domain-containing protein, translated as MGEITVNSFSEFHQAIQKLRRKKSLIFRGLSDVNYELIPSICRDGSKAERLKLVEKRLFNMFKKSAIAYIKTVLPSNDWEWLALAQHYGLPTKLMDWTYNPLIALFFAIEEKEKGVDRCVYVSWNYENLINMDINPFNLSDKINKTQYYIYQPPYFTERVITQSSVFTIHPLDNYGCNTNDICKIVIKEDCREELMDSIIRYGVDYKTIFPDLGGLCKDITLFSYRWEKES; from the coding sequence ATGGGAGAAATTACAGTGAATTCTTTTAGCGAGTTTCATCAAGCGATTCAAAAATTAAGGCGCAAAAAATCTCTGATATTTCGTGGCTTATCGGACGTTAATTATGAACTTATTCCGTCTATTTGCAGAGATGGATCAAAAGCCGAACGATTAAAATTAGTAGAGAAAAGATTGTTTAACATGTTCAAAAAATCAGCGATTGCATATATTAAAACGGTTCTTCCTTCCAATGATTGGGAATGGCTTGCGCTAGCGCAACATTACGGATTACCAACAAAATTAATGGATTGGACTTATAATCCGTTGATTGCGCTCTTTTTTGCGATTGAAGAAAAGGAAAAGGGGGTAGATAGATGTGTGTATGTCTCTTGGAATTATGAAAATTTAATAAATATGGATATTAATCCATTTAATCTTAGCGACAAAATAAATAAAACCCAATACTATATTTATCAGCCGCCATATTTTACAGAACGGGTTATTACACAATCCAGCGTTTTTACGATTCACCCGTTAGATAATTATGGGTGTAATACAAACGACATTTGCAAGATAGTAATAAAAGAGGATTGTCGGGAGGAATTAATGGACTCAATTATAAGATACGGAGTAGATTATAAAACTATTTTCCCTGATTTGGGCGGCTTATGCAAGGATATTACGCTATTTTCTTATCGTTGGGAAAAAGAATCGTAA
- the uvrA gene encoding excinuclease ABC subunit UvrA, with translation MEQKNIVIKGARVHNLKNIDVEIPRNSFTVISGLSGSGKSSLAFDTLYSEGQRRYVESLSAYARQFLGLMEKPDVDSIEGLSPAISIEQKTGGHNPRSTVATITEIHDYLRLLYGSIGEPHCYNCGKPISNQTVQEMCDAILSFEEGTKIQLLSPIIIGKKGEHIDIIKHLRENGFVRAVIDGETKMLEDEITLNKQQKHTIEVIVDRLVMKKDIGHRLTDSVETALKHSCNASLIVDKNGERVLFSENLACPDCGISYAEILPRNFSFNTPFGACQSCSGLGFVNDFDLDLVITSKKNQLVHSIASWNGISYAASYNRQIFYGLCDTYNIDRKASWNDLTEAQRNIILHGSGSKNIKTSWSNKPFEGVIPNLHRRYKETESGAIREWIEGFMIQKTCPDCGGFRLNKESLSVLIGGNVGAKNSSPAMNIGELLHKSVDDVKIFFDNLNLDERQQFIAKQILREINSRLGFLVNVGLGYLTLDRMAQTLSGGEAQRIRLATQIGSRLTGVTYILDEPSIGLHPRDNSKLLSTLLSLRDLGNTVVVVEHDEETLKSADYLIDIGPRAGRHGGEIVAAGTPAEVMANPNSLTGGYLSGRLKIEFPKERRTGNGNSIKIINASGNNLKNVNAEIPLGTLTVITGVSGSGKSTLINHTLYPALSKFLHKAKEHPLEHEKIEGMQFLDKVINIDQSAIGRTPRSNPATYTKLFDLIRDLYGSLPESKIRGYDKGRFSFNVKGGRCEACQGDGVSKIEMHFLPDVFVECSECRGKRYNRDTLAVKFKEKSIADVLEMTVDEALEFFQALPSLRKKVEVLSRVGLGYIHLGQPATTLSGGEAQRIKLASELNRPATGKTIYILDEPTTGLHFEDVKMLMRVLQELVDMGNSVVVIEHNLDVIKSADWIIDLGPEGGGKGGRVVAVGTPEEIAGNMASTTGKYLG, from the coding sequence ATGGAACAGAAAAACATAGTCATCAAGGGCGCTCGGGTACACAATCTTAAAAACATTGACGTGGAAATTCCGCGGAATAGTTTTACCGTGATTTCGGGGCTTTCGGGGAGCGGAAAGTCGTCGCTTGCGTTTGATACGCTTTATTCGGAAGGACAACGCCGCTATGTCGAAAGTTTGTCTGCATACGCGCGGCAGTTTTTGGGGCTTATGGAAAAACCCGACGTGGACAGTATCGAAGGGCTTTCTCCCGCGATTTCAATTGAGCAAAAAACGGGCGGGCACAATCCGCGCTCTACCGTGGCAACCATCACCGAAATTCACGATTATTTGCGCCTGCTTTACGGAAGCATAGGCGAGCCGCATTGCTATAATTGCGGAAAGCCGATAAGCAATCAAACCGTGCAGGAAATGTGCGACGCAATTCTTTCTTTTGAGGAAGGAACAAAAATCCAATTGCTCTCCCCTATTATAATAGGAAAAAAGGGCGAACACATCGACATCATAAAACACCTGCGCGAAAACGGCTTTGTAAGGGCGGTAATCGACGGCGAAACCAAAATGCTCGAAGACGAAATTACGCTCAACAAACAGCAAAAACACACGATAGAGGTCATTGTCGATAGATTGGTAATGAAAAAAGACATCGGACACCGCCTCACCGACTCGGTCGAAACCGCGCTTAAACACTCCTGCAACGCGAGTTTAATTGTGGATAAAAATGGCGAACGCGTGCTTTTTTCCGAAAATCTTGCCTGCCCCGACTGCGGAATAAGTTATGCCGAAATTTTGCCGCGAAATTTTTCGTTCAATACACCTTTCGGCGCGTGCCAGAGTTGCAGCGGGCTTGGATTTGTCAATGATTTCGACTTGGATTTGGTTATCACGAGCAAAAAAAACCAGCTTGTGCATTCTATTGCTTCTTGGAACGGAATTAGTTATGCGGCGAGTTATAATCGGCAGATTTTTTATGGGCTTTGCGATACATACAACATAGACAGAAAAGCGAGCTGGAACGATTTAACCGAAGCGCAGAGAAACATTATTTTGCACGGAAGCGGTTCCAAAAACATAAAAACTTCGTGGAGCAACAAGCCTTTTGAAGGGGTAATTCCAAACCTGCACAGGCGCTACAAAGAGACCGAATCTGGCGCAATTCGCGAGTGGATTGAGGGTTTTATGATTCAAAAAACTTGCCCCGATTGCGGCGGATTTCGACTTAACAAGGAGTCGCTTTCGGTTTTAATCGGCGGCAACGTAGGGGCGAAAAATTCGTCTCCGGCGATGAATATCGGCGAATTGTTGCACAAAAGCGTCGATGACGTAAAAATTTTCTTCGATAATCTTAATTTGGACGAACGACAACAATTTATCGCCAAGCAGATTTTGCGTGAAATAAATTCGCGGCTCGGATTTTTGGTAAATGTCGGGCTTGGATATTTGACATTAGACAGAATGGCGCAAACTCTCTCGGGCGGCGAAGCACAGCGCATACGGCTTGCCACGCAAATCGGGTCGCGGCTTACGGGGGTAACCTATATTTTGGACGAGCCGAGCATTGGACTTCACCCGCGCGATAATTCCAAACTTTTGAGCACGCTTTTGTCGCTTCGGGACTTAGGAAACACGGTTGTTGTTGTAGAACACGACGAAGAAACGCTGAAATCCGCCGATTATTTAATCGATATAGGACCGCGAGCAGGCAGACACGGCGGCGAAATTGTCGCGGCAGGCACTCCCGCCGAGGTTATGGCAAACCCGAATTCGCTTACGGGCGGCTATTTGTCGGGGCGGCTGAAAATAGAATTTCCGAAAGAGCGAAGGACAGGAAACGGCAATTCCATTAAAATAATTAACGCGAGCGGCAACAATCTCAAAAACGTAAACGCCGAAATTCCGCTTGGGACGCTTACGGTCATTACTGGCGTTTCGGGAAGCGGAAAATCCACGCTCATAAACCACACGCTTTATCCTGCGCTGTCAAAATTCCTGCACAAAGCAAAAGAGCACCCCTTGGAGCACGAAAAAATCGAGGGAATGCAGTTTTTGGACAAAGTTATAAACATAGACCAGTCGGCAATCGGGCGCACACCGCGTTCCAATCCCGCGACATACACAAAATTATTCGACCTTATTCGCGATTTATACGGCTCGCTTCCCGAAAGCAAAATTCGCGGCTACGACAAAGGGCGCTTTTCCTTTAATGTAAAAGGCGGGCGTTGCGAAGCGTGTCAGGGCGACGGCGTAAGCAAGATTGAAATGCACTTTTTGCCCGACGTTTTTGTGGAGTGTTCGGAATGCCGCGGAAAACGCTACAACCGCGACACATTGGCGGTAAAATTCAAAGAAAAAAGCATTGCCGACGTATTGGAAATGACGGTTGACGAAGCGTTGGAATTTTTTCAGGCGCTCCCCTCTTTGCGCAAAAAAGTCGAAGTTTTGTCCCGCGTAGGACTTGGCTATATTCATTTGGGACAGCCCGCGACAACGCTTTCCGGCGGCGAAGCGCAACGCATAAAACTCGCCTCCGAACTAAACCGCCCCGCAACGGGAAAAACGATTTACATTCTGGACGAGCCCACAACAGGACTTCACTTTGAAGACGTAAAAATGCTTATGCGCGTATTGCAAGAATTGGTAGATATGGGCAATTCGGTGGTGGTTATAGAGCACAATTTAGACGTAATAAAAAGCGCCGATTGGATAATAGACCTCGGTCCCGAAGGCGGCGGCAAAGGCGGTCGAGTAGTCGCCGTGGGTACTCCCGAAGAAATCGCGGGGAATATGGCGAGCACGACGGGGAAGTATTTGGGGTGA
- the cmk gene encoding (d)CMP kinase codes for MPHILGFFGDFLVIITIDGPAGSGKTSTSKAIAEKIGFQCIDTGAMYRVITLKALRENVAFTDEDKMGELTRNTKIEFEGVVPNVRVIMDGEDVSEAIRSDEITKNVSDYCAVKIVRELLVEQQREIAKGKNSIAEGRDMGTVVFTGAELKIYMIADVATRAQRRQMDFEKLGIKKTVEEIAADIETRDKKDSSRANSPMTKPEDAIVIDTSNLKFDEQVEKIIALAKEKESF; via the coding sequence ATGCCGCACATTTTGGGATTTTTTGGAGATTTTTTAGTGATTATTACCATCGACGGACCTGCGGGAAGCGGGAAGACCAGCACTTCTAAGGCAATAGCCGAGAAAATCGGTTTTCAATGTATTGACACAGGGGCGATGTATCGTGTTATTACGTTAAAAGCGTTGCGTGAGAATGTTGCGTTTACCGACGAAGACAAAATGGGTGAATTGACGCGAAATACCAAAATCGAATTTGAGGGCGTTGTTCCTAATGTAAGAGTGATTATGGACGGCGAAGATGTGTCGGAGGCTATTAGGTCTGATGAAATTACAAAGAACGTTTCCGATTACTGCGCGGTAAAAATTGTGCGTGAATTGCTTGTGGAGCAACAGCGAGAAATCGCAAAGGGCAAAAATTCCATAGCCGAAGGACGCGATATGGGAACTGTTGTTTTTACGGGAGCGGAACTTAAAATTTATATGATTGCAGACGTAGCGACAAGAGCCCAAAGAAGACAAATGGATTTTGAAAAATTGGGGATTAAAAAAACGGTTGAAGAAATTGCGGCGGATATTGAAACGAGAGACAAAAAAGACAGCTCGCGCGCAAATTCACCGATGACAAAGCCAGAAGACGCAATAGTAATTGACACTTCGAACTTGAAATTTGACGAACAGGTGGAGAAAATTATTGCATTGGCAAAAGAAAAAGAGAGTTTTTGA
- the rpsA gene encoding 30S ribosomal protein S1: protein MAKTKKVLKAVDANGNNVDLKEFEEGFHSTEEITRILNEYKTKGDEIGSVVDIVPGEIVKGKILQINDKDVYVGIGYKSDGAVSTAEFRNLEDLKVGDDIEVYVEKLEDSDGNLVLSKSRADFLRVWDRINEAHDNKEIVQGKLTKRVKGGIAVDLFGVDAFLPGSQIDLRQIPDLDSILGKTFDLRVIKVNKTRRNIVVSRRALLEEERDKQRGEVIAKIEKGQVRKGIVKNITDFGVFIDLGGVDGLLHITDMSWGRVNDPKNLLQLHQEVDVMVLDFNEEKDRISLGLKQLQDHPWKDIDDKFPENSHVSGKIVSVTEYGAFMELEKGIEGLIHISEMSWTQHIKHPSKIVSVGDIVKAVVLKIDKEANKISLGLKQLMEDPWKGVRDEFPIGKIMKGKIRNLAAFGAFVELKDGIDGLIHISDISWIKKILNPGEVFKKGQEIEVKVIDIDEDKHRISLGIKQLTEDPWNDLAKKYNIGTKCEGKIVRILDRGIVVEFEDGVEGNIPTKEIGSQVEHPALIFSIGDKVPAEVIEFDLDGQKIVLSIAEYFKGNAGELEKFKAAHPIKKGLTLEKIRADEEAARNALEADDDDED from the coding sequence ATGGCTAAAACCAAAAAAGTTTTAAAAGCAGTTGACGCAAATGGCAACAATGTGGACTTGAAAGAATTCGAAGAAGGCTTTCACAGCACGGAAGAAATCACTCGTATTTTGAACGAGTACAAAACAAAAGGCGACGAAATCGGCTCGGTAGTTGATATTGTTCCCGGCGAAATCGTGAAAGGAAAAATCCTTCAAATCAACGACAAAGACGTATATGTGGGTATCGGATATAAATCCGACGGAGCGGTTTCTACTGCTGAATTCCGCAACTTGGAAGACCTCAAAGTCGGCGACGACATCGAAGTTTATGTCGAAAAACTTGAAGACAGCGACGGAAATTTGGTGCTGTCAAAATCTCGTGCAGACTTCTTGCGCGTTTGGGACAGAATTAACGAAGCGCACGATAACAAAGAAATCGTTCAAGGTAAACTTACAAAAAGAGTTAAAGGCGGAATTGCCGTTGACTTGTTTGGTGTGGATGCATTCCTTCCCGGCTCGCAAATCGACTTGCGCCAAATCCCCGACTTGGATTCTATTTTGGGCAAAACTTTCGACTTGCGCGTAATTAAAGTGAACAAAACTCGCAGAAATATCGTTGTTTCACGCAGGGCGCTTTTGGAAGAAGAGCGCGATAAGCAACGCGGTGAAGTTATCGCAAAAATCGAAAAAGGTCAGGTCAGAAAAGGTATCGTTAAAAACATTACCGATTTTGGTGTATTTATCGATTTGGGCGGCGTAGATGGTCTCCTTCACATTACAGATATGTCGTGGGGCAGAGTGAACGACCCGAAAAATCTTCTTCAGCTTCACCAAGAAGTCGATGTTATGGTTTTGGATTTCAACGAAGAAAAAGACAGAATTTCGCTTGGTCTTAAGCAACTTCAAGACCACCCTTGGAAAGACATTGACGACAAGTTCCCAGAAAACTCGCACGTTAGCGGAAAAATCGTTTCGGTAACAGAATACGGCGCATTTATGGAGCTCGAAAAAGGCATAGAAGGACTTATCCACATTTCCGAAATGTCTTGGACACAGCACATTAAACACCCGTCGAAAATCGTTTCGGTTGGCGACATTGTTAAGGCTGTCGTTCTTAAAATCGACAAGGAAGCAAACAAAATTTCACTCGGTCTCAAACAACTTATGGAAGACCCGTGGAAAGGTGTGCGCGACGAGTTCCCGATTGGCAAAATAATGAAAGGCAAAATCAGAAATCTTGCGGCATTCGGCGCCTTTGTCGAGCTTAAAGACGGAATTGACGGTCTCATTCATATTTCGGATATTTCTTGGATAAAGAAAATCCTTAATCCGGGCGAAGTGTTCAAAAAAGGTCAGGAAATCGAAGTTAAAGTTATCGACATCGACGAAGACAAACACAGAATTTCTTTGGGTATCAAACAACTTACCGAAGACCCGTGGAACGATTTGGCGAAAAAATACAATATCGGCACAAAATGCGAAGGCAAAATCGTCAGAATTCTTGACAGAGGTATTGTTGTTGAATTTGAAGACGGCGTAGAAGGCAACATTCCGACAAAAGAAATCGGCTCGCAGGTGGAACACCCCGCGCTTATTTTCTCAATCGGCGACAAAGTTCCCGCAGAAGTTATCGAATTTGACTTGGACGGACAAAAAATCGTACTTTCGATAGCAGAATATTTCAAAGGAAACGCAGGCGAACTCGAAAAGTTCAAAGCCGCGCACCCAATTAAAAAAGGCTTGACTTTGGAAAAAATCCGCGCTGACGAAGAAGCGGCAAGAAACGCTTTGGAAGCAGACGATGACGACGAGGACTAA
- a CDS encoding AAA family ATPase gives MIENTYFERKIDVVLRSWADEKNRKPLLLRGARQVGKSSAVRNLAKSFKTYIEVNFDDDKAVHILFEQFNSPQEICEQLSLFYKKEITAGQTLVFFDEIQSCPAALAKLRYFYEKYQELHLIAAGSLLEFAIEEMPSFAVGRIRSLFLYPFSFEEFMFAKKEKMLVEAYRKASSQKPLSDIIHNELKKIFKIFLITGGMPEAIAKYIATNSLLESQTVIDDLITTFRSDFAKYKKRMSGIHIENVFESVANQIDSKFVYEKVSNLNNNQVKQSLELLIMAGLVIPVVHSSANGIPLGAEANYKRRKMLLLDTGMFLRMLGFDSSQIIIAQDFKTINMGALAEMFVGLEILKASSCHIPCQLYCWHREKKQSNAQVDYLIQKNNNIIPIEVKSGSKGAMPSLRLFMEEKKSALGIRTSIENFGRIDNVEIYPLYAISNLLQ, from the coding sequence ATGATAGAAAACACTTATTTTGAACGAAAAATCGACGTGGTTTTACGCTCTTGGGCTGATGAGAAAAATAGAAAGCCGCTACTTTTACGAGGCGCTCGTCAGGTTGGTAAATCGTCTGCTGTTCGCAATTTGGCAAAATCGTTCAAAACATATATCGAAGTAAATTTTGACGACGATAAAGCTGTCCATATACTTTTTGAGCAGTTTAATTCACCGCAAGAAATTTGTGAACAGCTATCTTTGTTCTATAAGAAAGAAATCACGGCAGGGCAAACACTTGTGTTTTTTGATGAAATACAAAGTTGTCCTGCGGCTTTGGCAAAGTTGAGATACTTCTATGAAAAATACCAAGAGTTGCATTTGATAGCCGCAGGTTCTCTGCTGGAATTCGCCATAGAAGAAATGCCGTCTTTCGCAGTTGGAAGAATACGTTCGTTGTTTCTGTATCCTTTTTCGTTTGAAGAATTTATGTTCGCAAAAAAAGAAAAAATGCTTGTTGAAGCTTACAGAAAGGCAAGTTCGCAAAAACCGCTTTCCGATATTATACACAACGAATTAAAAAAAATATTCAAGATTTTTCTTATTACCGGCGGAATGCCCGAAGCAATTGCAAAATATATTGCAACAAACAGTTTGCTTGAAAGTCAGACAGTAATTGACGATTTGATAACCACATTCAGAAGCGATTTTGCAAAATACAAAAAAAGAATGTCCGGCATTCATATCGAAAATGTATTTGAATCGGTTGCCAATCAAATTGACTCTAAGTTTGTTTATGAAAAGGTCTCAAATTTGAATAACAACCAAGTAAAACAATCTCTTGAATTATTGATAATGGCGGGACTTGTAATTCCTGTTGTGCATAGTTCGGCAAATGGTATTCCTTTGGGCGCAGAAGCAAATTACAAGCGAAGAAAAATGTTGCTTTTAGACACGGGAATGTTTTTGCGAATGCTTGGATTTGACTCTTCCCAAATAATTATAGCACAAGATTTTAAGACCATAAATATGGGCGCTTTGGCAGAAATGTTTGTCGGTTTGGAAATACTTAAAGCGTCATCGTGTCATATACCGTGTCAATTATATTGTTGGCACAGAGAAAAAAAACAAAGCAATGCGCAAGTCGATTATCTTATACAAAAGAACAACAATATTATTCCGATAGAGGTAAAATCGGGAAGCAAAGGCGCGATGCCGAGTTTGCGATTATTTATGGAAGAGAAAAAAAGCGCGCTTGGAATAAGAACTTCTATCGAAAATTTCGGTCGGATTGATAATGTCGAAATTTATCCGTTATACGCTATTTCAAATCTGCTTCAATAA